From the Candidatus Methanoplasma cognatum genome, one window contains:
- a CDS encoding cyclic 2,3-diphosphoglycerate synthase: protein MDREHRAKRSLSYTIKGKETRKMKEEKQRKIIIIGAAGRDFHNFNTFYRDNPLYKVVAFTAAQIPDIADRKYPAALAGSLYPDGIPIHAQDELEALIKKLDVDECVFSYSDVPYPFVMRMGAKINAAGADFSMMGHKNTALKSTKPVIAVGAIRTGCGKSQTSRRIAEILMKKGLKVIAIRHPMPYGDLVAQKVQRFATIEDLTKHKCTIEEMEEYEPHIVRGNVIYAGVDYEAILRAAENDPDGCDVILWDGGNNDFSFYQPDLMVTIVDPHRPGHELSYYPGEVTLRMADVVVINKIDSSDFENIQTVRKNIESVNPKAIVVDAASTLNVTDPKLIKGKRVLVIEDGPTLTHGEMKIGAGVVAAHKFGAAEIIDPRQYAVGKLAETYRIYPGIGKLLPAMGYGEQQMKDLSATIDKTDCDSVVIATPIDLQRVIKISKPCTRVGYDLQEIGKPDLESILDDFVKKIKK, encoded by the coding sequence ATGGATAGAGAGCATAGGGCGAAACGGAGCCTAAGCTATACCATAAAGGGAAAGGAGACCAGGAAAATGAAAGAAGAAAAACAGAGAAAAATTATAATAATCGGTGCAGCTGGGCGCGATTTTCATAATTTCAACACGTTCTACCGCGACAACCCCCTGTACAAGGTCGTGGCGTTCACCGCCGCACAGATACCGGATATCGCGGACAGAAAATATCCGGCCGCTTTGGCGGGTTCGTTGTATCCGGACGGGATACCCATACACGCCCAGGATGAGCTGGAAGCTCTGATCAAAAAGTTAGATGTTGATGAATGTGTGTTCTCGTACAGCGACGTCCCGTATCCGTTCGTGATGAGAATGGGTGCAAAAATTAACGCGGCCGGGGCAGACTTCTCAATGATGGGTCACAAGAACACCGCGCTCAAGAGTACGAAGCCGGTCATCGCAGTAGGCGCAATACGAACTGGCTGCGGAAAAAGCCAGACGAGCCGCAGGATCGCAGAGATCCTGATGAAGAAAGGCCTCAAAGTGATCGCTATACGCCACCCGATGCCTTACGGAGACCTCGTTGCTCAAAAGGTTCAGCGGTTCGCCACTATCGAAGACCTTACCAAGCATAAATGCACCATTGAGGAAATGGAAGAGTATGAGCCCCACATAGTAAGGGGGAACGTCATCTACGCCGGGGTCGACTACGAGGCCATCCTCAGAGCAGCCGAGAACGACCCTGACGGTTGCGACGTGATACTGTGGGACGGAGGGAACAACGATTTCTCGTTCTACCAGCCGGATCTGATGGTGACGATCGTTGACCCGCACCGCCCCGGACATGAACTCTCATATTACCCCGGCGAGGTAACGCTGCGCATGGCCGACGTAGTTGTGATAAACAAGATCGACAGCTCTGATTTTGAGAACATCCAGACCGTGCGGAAGAACATCGAAAGCGTGAACCCTAAGGCCATCGTAGTGGACGCCGCCTCCACGCTGAACGTCACGGACCCTAAACTGATCAAAGGCAAGCGGGTTCTGGTGATCGAAGACGGTCCGACTCTCACGCACGGTGAAATGAAGATCGGCGCGGGGGTGGTCGCGGCCCACAAGTTCGGAGCCGCAGAGATCATCGACCCCCGTCAGTATGCGGTCGGGAAACTTGCGGAAACCTACAGGATATATCCGGGCATCGGCAAGCTCCTCCCCGCGATGGGCTATGGCGAACAGCAGATGAAGGACCTGTCGGCCACCATTGACAAGACCGATTGTGATTCCGTTGTCATTGCTACTCCGATAGATCTGCAGCGTGTGATCAAGATCAGTAAACCCTGCACCCGTGTGGGGTACGATCTGCAGGAGATCGGCAAACCGGACCTGGAGAGCATACTGGATGATTTCGTGAAGAAGATCAAAAAGTAA
- a CDS encoding SEL1-like repeat protein encodes MYRHGKSVPQSNEEAVRWYRLSAEQGNDDAIKALAEILEE; translated from the coding sequence ATGTACAGACACGGAAAGAGCGTGCCGCAGAGCAATGAGGAGGCGGTTAGATGGTACAGGCTTTCCGCCGAGCAAGGCAATGACGATGCGATAAAGGCCCTTGCAGAGATATTGGAAGAATAA